A genomic window from Euwallacea fornicatus isolate EFF26 chromosome 30, ASM4011564v1, whole genome shotgun sequence includes:
- the LOC136347854 gene encoding transient-receptor-potential-like protein isoform X5, which translates to MSPHRWSVGRFFHIGRSNKDDVEAKDTKASVPLPNLPKTLNLEEKKYLLAIERGDLPNVRRMLQKSHRNKTQLDINCVDSLGRGALTIGIDQENLEMVELLVVMGVDTRDALLYAINVEFVEAVELLLEHEELIHKEGELYVSFLMFLFLLPNGHFQSWQKVDINTATFTPDITPLILAAHRNNYEILKILLDRGATIPMPHDIKCGCDACISQSEEDSLRYSLSRLNEYRALASPSLIALSSSDPLLTAFQLSWELKNLAFAEPETKSEYMELRKQCQQFAVDLLQQSRSSTELAIILNHDPDSPPYKEGEHMKLARLELAILYKQKKFVAHPNIQQLLAALWYEGVPGFRRKSTGKKLMIIMKVALFFPLYCLLYTIAPETKCAKLMRKPFMKFLIHASSYLFFLLLLILVSLRAEDLFFEYFGSASMKAYVLEKYQKQRGNMPNFLEYVVLIYVVGFIFEETQEIFTEGIKSYLRNLWNFIDFTRNLFYTLTFVLRVAAYIQQTTEIQKDPGTAFLRREQWNAFDPQLIAEGLFAAANIFSALKLVHLFSINPHLGPLQISLGRMVIDIVKFFFIYSLVLFAFACGLNQLLWYFSDLEKQKCYHLPNGEPDFDNAADSCMKWRRFANVFESSQSLFWASFGMIDLDSFELKGIKTYTRFWGLLMFGSYSVINVIVLLNLLIAMMSNSYAMIEEHADTEWKFARTKLWMSYFEESGTLPPPFNIFPRPKNLFKLLGMRKKDKFRRMSTKRRNREERERDYRYTAVMRALVWRYVSAMHRKCDGSSVTEDDINEVKSDISSFRYELIELLSKNGMDISSAEKKEKAILGKKMKVWERRLMKDFKVAPVTMDESEDIYTPPPEGETSLAKFRRIARMAALNSSLNKWQQVVKGACIASQIGKCHSKDSFKKQQNLQRAMEEVKRLATRSPMVVQYEPTMDLPDYTGEEIVRLVKDVSPLASLKVSQVSISPIEEQKQKSPALSPVVSVIPPPPATVKAPIEADLIDLKRPIEDEKTGSLPAYLNRETPALSSKARLEEEAKPPLYDEASADQKQYAGKQVPSPKQFGFQCINSPSPTRHYDSSIKSRAEEKNSKEGDIVDQGAAASSQDSESKESSDELKKIFATDTVESCKGKAFSWSKWNSYRQTYADAIEDSVGEDKDEVFEEAKSDFVDEDPMRQVDEVSRAPVATLQLPSRLRPVTPMSQRNIQKVGDVGRTKQPKYGWL; encoded by the exons ATGTCACCTCACAGATGGTCTGTCGGCAGGTTCTTCCACATTGGCCGAAGCAACAAG GACGATGTGGAGGCCAAGGATACCAAGGCTTCAGTGCCTCTCCCCAACCTTCCCAAAACGCTGAACTTAGAAGAAAAGAAGTATCTCTTAGCGATTGAACGAGGCGACTTACCAAACGTCAGAAG AATGCTCCAGAAGTCCCATAGGAACAAGACCCAACTGGACATCAATTGCGTGGACAGTCTGGGAAGAGGGGCCTTGACCATTGGAATCGACCAGGAAAACCTAGAAATGGTGGAGCTATTGGTGGTCATGGGAGTCGACACTCGGGATGCGCTTTTGTATGCCATCAATGTCGAGTTTGTTGAGGCGGTTGAGCTGCTTTTGGAACATGAGGAACTCATCCATAAAGAGGGAGAACTTTACGTAAGCTTCCTTATGTTTTTGTTCCTGCTTCCAAATGGTCATTTCCAGAGCTGGCAAAAAGTGGACATAAATACCGCAACGTTTACCCCGGATATAACTCCTCTAATCTTGGCAGCTCACAGAAACaactacgagattttgaagattctGCTAGACAGAGGAGCGACCATTCCCATGCCTCATGACATCAA GTGTGGGTGTGATGCCTGCATATCCCAATCGGAAGAAGACTCCTTGAGATACTCCTTATCCAGATTAAACGAGTATCGGGCACTGGCAAGCCCCTCTTTGATAGCCTTGTCTTCCAGCGACCCCCTCTTAACAGCCTTCCAGCTCTCCTGGGAATTAAAGAATTTGGCATTTGCAGAGCCA GAAACTAAATCTGAATATATGGAACTACGCAAGCAATGCCAGCAATTCGCAGTGGATTTGTTGCAGCAATCCAGAAGCTCCACTGAGCTGGCCATTATCTTGAACCACGACCCGGACAGCCCCCCTTATAAAGAAGGGGAGCATATGAAGCTCGCCAGGCTGGAGCTGGCCATACTATATAAGCAGAAGAAG TTTGTAGCTCACCCCAATATCCAGCAATTACTCGCAGCCCTCTGGTACGAGGGCGTACCAGGCTTCAGGAGGAAGTCCACAGGGAAAAAACTCATGATTATTATGAAAGTCGCTCTCTTCTTCCCACTTTACTGCCTTCTCTACACCATCGCTCCAGAAACGAAGTGTGCAAAGCTAATGAGGAAGCCGTTCATGAAGTTCTTGATACACGCTTCCTCCTATCTCTTCTTTCTGT TACTCCTCATATTGGTCTCGCTCAGGGCTGAAGATTTGTTCTTCGAGTACTTCGGGTCCGCATCCATGAAAGCTTACGTTCTGGAGAAGTACCAAAAGCAGCGAGGGAACATGCCGAATTTTCTGGAATATGTTGTGTTGATATACGTAGTGG GCTTTATATTTGAAGAAACGCAGGAGATTTTCACTGAAGGTATCAAAAGCTATCTCAGGAACCTATGGAACTTCATAGATTTCACCaggaatttattttacacCTTGACTTTTGTACTGCGGGTTGCCGCATACATACAGCAAACCACCGAAATCCAAAAAGACCCTGGTACTGCCTTCCTGAGAAGAGAGCAATGGAACGCCTTTGACCCTCAGCTGATCGCCGAAGGCCTCTTCGCGGccgcaaatatttttag TGCCTTGAAACTAGTCCACCTCTTCTCAATAAACCCCCATTTGGGCCCACTACAGATTTCCTTGGGCCGAATGGTAATCGACATCGTCAAGTTCTTCTTCATCTACTCCTTGGTTCTCTTCGCTTTCGCTTGCG GGTTAAACCAGCTGCTTTGGTACTTTTCGGATCTGGAAAAGCAGAAGTGCTATCACTTGCCCAATGGAGAGCCAGATTTCGACAATGCTGCGGATTCCTGCATGAAGTGGAGGCGATTTGCGAA TGTGTTTGAGTCCTCTCAATCGCTCTTTTGGGCCTCATTCGGCATGATCGATTTGGACAGCTTTGAGCTCAAGGGAATTAAAACTTACACAAGATTTTGGGGCCTTTTAATGTTCGGATCATACAGCGTGATTAACGTAATCGTCTTGCTGAATCTCCTTATTGCCATGATGTCCAACTCATACGCCATGATCGAG GAGCATGCAGATACTGAGTGGAAATTCGCTAGGACCAAACTCTGGATGAGTTACTTCGAGGAATCTGGAACCCTTCCTCCGCCATTCAACATCTTTCCCAGGCCCAAAAATCTCTTCAAGCTGCTGGGAATGAGGAAGAAGGATAAATTCAGGAGAATGTCCACCAAA AGAAGGAATAGAGAGGAGAGGGAGCGCGATTACAGATACACTGCAGTTATGAGGGCTTTAGTTTGGAGATATGTGTCTGCGATGCACAGGAAGTGTGATGGGAGCTCAGTGACTGAGGACGACATCAATGAAGTAAAGAGCGACATATCCTCTTTCCGATACGAGCTCATTGAGCTCTTGAGCAAGAACGGGATGGACATCTCTTCTGCAGAGAAAAAGGAGAAAG CGATATTGGGCAAAAAGATGAAAGTGTGGGAGAGGAGGCTGATGAAGGACTTTAAAGTGGCCCCCGTCACTATGGACGAAAGCGAGGACATTTATACCCCACCCCCTGAGGGAGAGACCTCTCTAGCAAA ATTCAGGAGGATTGCCAGGATGGCAGCTCTAAACTCGAGCTTAAACAAATGGCAGCAAGTGGTGAAAGGTGCCTGTATTGC ATCTCAGATTGGAAAATGCCACAGCAAAGactcgtttaaaaaacaacaaaacctCCAAAGGGCCATGGAGGAAGTGAAACGGTTGGCCACCAGGAGCCCCATGGTGGTTCAATACGAGCCGACCATGGACTTGCCCGACTACACAGGAGAAGAGATAGTTCGATTGGTCAAAGATGTATCTCCTTTGG CCTCATTGAAGGTGAGCCAGGTAAGCATTTCACCCATAGAAGAGCAGAAACAGAAAAGCCCGGCTTTGTCCCCTGTTGTCTCGGTGATTCCACCCCCACCTGCGACTGTGAAAGCGCCCATAGAAGCCGATTTGATTGACTTGAAGAGGCCAATTGAAGATGAGAAAACAGGTTCGCTTCCAGCATATTTAAATCGAGAAACCCCCGCTCTATCATCTAAAGCTCGTCTTGAAGAAGAAGCAAAACCGCCTCTTTATGATGAAGCATCTGCAGATCAAAAACAGTATGCAGGGAAGCAAGTTCCCAGCCCCAAACAGTTTGGCTTTCAATGCATCAACTCTCCCTCTCCAACGAGACATTATGACTCTTCCATAAAATCCAGAGCTGAAGAGAAGAACTCTAAGGAGGGTGACATTGTAGATCAGGGAGCAGCTGCGAGTTCACAGGATTCAGAAAGTAAAGAGAGTTCTGATGAGCTGAAGAAGATCTTCGCCACAGATACTGTTGAGAGTTGCAAGGGTAAGGCATTTTCTTGGAGTAAGTGGAATTCATACAGGCAAACTTATGCAGATGCCATAGAGGACTCGGTGGGAGAGGATAAAGATGAGGTTTTTGAAGAAGCCAAGTCGGATTTTGTGGATGAGGATCCAATGAGACAA GTTGATGAAGTCTCTAGGGCTCCTGTCGCGACCTTGCAGCTCCCTTCACGTCTCAGACCAGTAACGCCCATGAGCCAGAGAAATATCCAAAAAGTTGGGGATGTGGGCAGGACAAAGCAACCCAAATACGGCTGGCTGTGA
- the LOC136347854 gene encoding transient-receptor-potential-like protein isoform X4, with amino-acid sequence MSPQFPLCIAICNISALSFFSNLLLHCLNLRSSPGSSTMEKSDDDVEAKDTKASVPLPNLPKTLNLEEKKYLLAIERGDLPNVRRMLQKSHRNKTQLDINCVDSLGRGALTIGIDQENLEMVELLVVMGVDTRDALLYAINVEFVEAVELLLEHEELIHKEGELYVSFLMFLFLLPNGHFQSWQKVDINTATFTPDITPLILAAHRNNYEILKILLDRGATIPMPHDIKCGCDACISQSEEDSLRYSLSRLNEYRALASPSLIALSSSDPLLTAFQLSWELKNLAFAEPETKSEYMELRKQCQQFAVDLLQQSRSSTELAIILNHDPDSPPYKEGEHMKLARLELAILYKQKKFVAHPNIQQLLAALWYEGVPGFRRKSTGKKLMIIMKVALFFPLYCLLYTIAPETKCAKLMRKPFMKFLIHASSYLFFLLLLILVSLRAEDLFFEYFGSASMKAYVLEKYQKQRGNMPNFLEYVVLIYVVGFIFEETQEIFTEGIKSYLRNLWNFIDFTRNLFYTLTFVLRVAAYIQQTTEIQKDPGTAFLRREQWNAFDPQLIAEGLFAAANIFSALKLVHLFSINPHLGPLQISLGRMVIDIVKFFFIYSLVLFAFACGLNQLLWYFSDLEKQKCYHLPNGEPDFDNAADSCMKWRRFANVFESSQSLFWASFGMIDLDSFELKGIKTYTRFWGLLMFGSYSVINVIVLLNLLIAMMSNSYAMIEEHADTEWKFARTKLWMSYFEESGTLPPPFNIFPRPKNLFKLLGMRKKDKFRRMSTKRRNREERERDYRYTAVMRALVWRYVSAMHRKCDGSSVTEDDINEVKSDISSFRYELIELLSKNGMDISSAEKKEKAILGKKMKVWERRLMKDFKVAPVTMDESEDIYTPPPEGETSLAKFRRIARMAALNSSLNKWQQVVKGACIASQIGKCHSKDSFKKQQNLQRAMEEVKRLATRSPMVVQYEPTMDLPDYTGEEIVRLVKDVSPLASLKVSQVSISPIEEQKQKSPALSPVVSVIPPPPATVKAPIEADLIDLKRPIEDEKTEEAKPPLYDEASADQKQYAGKQVPSPKQFGFQCINSPSPTRHYDSSIKSRAEEKNSKEGDIVDQGAAASSQDSESKESSDELKKIFATDTVESCKGKAFSWSKWNSYRQTYADAIEDSVGEDKDEVFEEAKSDFVDEDPMRQVDEVSRAPVATLQLPSRLRPVTPMSQRNIQKVGDVGRTKQPKYGWL; translated from the exons ATGTCTCCCCAATTTCCGCTTTGCATTGCAATATGCAACATATCTGCACTTTCTTTTTTCTCGAACTTGCTCCTTCACTGTCTCAATCTCCGTTCCAGTCCTGGATCATCAACTATGGAGAAATCTGAC GACGATGTGGAGGCCAAGGATACCAAGGCTTCAGTGCCTCTCCCCAACCTTCCCAAAACGCTGAACTTAGAAGAAAAGAAGTATCTCTTAGCGATTGAACGAGGCGACTTACCAAACGTCAGAAG AATGCTCCAGAAGTCCCATAGGAACAAGACCCAACTGGACATCAATTGCGTGGACAGTCTGGGAAGAGGGGCCTTGACCATTGGAATCGACCAGGAAAACCTAGAAATGGTGGAGCTATTGGTGGTCATGGGAGTCGACACTCGGGATGCGCTTTTGTATGCCATCAATGTCGAGTTTGTTGAGGCGGTTGAGCTGCTTTTGGAACATGAGGAACTCATCCATAAAGAGGGAGAACTTTACGTAAGCTTCCTTATGTTTTTGTTCCTGCTTCCAAATGGTCATTTCCAGAGCTGGCAAAAAGTGGACATAAATACCGCAACGTTTACCCCGGATATAACTCCTCTAATCTTGGCAGCTCACAGAAACaactacgagattttgaagattctGCTAGACAGAGGAGCGACCATTCCCATGCCTCATGACATCAA GTGTGGGTGTGATGCCTGCATATCCCAATCGGAAGAAGACTCCTTGAGATACTCCTTATCCAGATTAAACGAGTATCGGGCACTGGCAAGCCCCTCTTTGATAGCCTTGTCTTCCAGCGACCCCCTCTTAACAGCCTTCCAGCTCTCCTGGGAATTAAAGAATTTGGCATTTGCAGAGCCA GAAACTAAATCTGAATATATGGAACTACGCAAGCAATGCCAGCAATTCGCAGTGGATTTGTTGCAGCAATCCAGAAGCTCCACTGAGCTGGCCATTATCTTGAACCACGACCCGGACAGCCCCCCTTATAAAGAAGGGGAGCATATGAAGCTCGCCAGGCTGGAGCTGGCCATACTATATAAGCAGAAGAAG TTTGTAGCTCACCCCAATATCCAGCAATTACTCGCAGCCCTCTGGTACGAGGGCGTACCAGGCTTCAGGAGGAAGTCCACAGGGAAAAAACTCATGATTATTATGAAAGTCGCTCTCTTCTTCCCACTTTACTGCCTTCTCTACACCATCGCTCCAGAAACGAAGTGTGCAAAGCTAATGAGGAAGCCGTTCATGAAGTTCTTGATACACGCTTCCTCCTATCTCTTCTTTCTGT TACTCCTCATATTGGTCTCGCTCAGGGCTGAAGATTTGTTCTTCGAGTACTTCGGGTCCGCATCCATGAAAGCTTACGTTCTGGAGAAGTACCAAAAGCAGCGAGGGAACATGCCGAATTTTCTGGAATATGTTGTGTTGATATACGTAGTGG GCTTTATATTTGAAGAAACGCAGGAGATTTTCACTGAAGGTATCAAAAGCTATCTCAGGAACCTATGGAACTTCATAGATTTCACCaggaatttattttacacCTTGACTTTTGTACTGCGGGTTGCCGCATACATACAGCAAACCACCGAAATCCAAAAAGACCCTGGTACTGCCTTCCTGAGAAGAGAGCAATGGAACGCCTTTGACCCTCAGCTGATCGCCGAAGGCCTCTTCGCGGccgcaaatatttttag TGCCTTGAAACTAGTCCACCTCTTCTCAATAAACCCCCATTTGGGCCCACTACAGATTTCCTTGGGCCGAATGGTAATCGACATCGTCAAGTTCTTCTTCATCTACTCCTTGGTTCTCTTCGCTTTCGCTTGCG GGTTAAACCAGCTGCTTTGGTACTTTTCGGATCTGGAAAAGCAGAAGTGCTATCACTTGCCCAATGGAGAGCCAGATTTCGACAATGCTGCGGATTCCTGCATGAAGTGGAGGCGATTTGCGAA TGTGTTTGAGTCCTCTCAATCGCTCTTTTGGGCCTCATTCGGCATGATCGATTTGGACAGCTTTGAGCTCAAGGGAATTAAAACTTACACAAGATTTTGGGGCCTTTTAATGTTCGGATCATACAGCGTGATTAACGTAATCGTCTTGCTGAATCTCCTTATTGCCATGATGTCCAACTCATACGCCATGATCGAG GAGCATGCAGATACTGAGTGGAAATTCGCTAGGACCAAACTCTGGATGAGTTACTTCGAGGAATCTGGAACCCTTCCTCCGCCATTCAACATCTTTCCCAGGCCCAAAAATCTCTTCAAGCTGCTGGGAATGAGGAAGAAGGATAAATTCAGGAGAATGTCCACCAAA AGAAGGAATAGAGAGGAGAGGGAGCGCGATTACAGATACACTGCAGTTATGAGGGCTTTAGTTTGGAGATATGTGTCTGCGATGCACAGGAAGTGTGATGGGAGCTCAGTGACTGAGGACGACATCAATGAAGTAAAGAGCGACATATCCTCTTTCCGATACGAGCTCATTGAGCTCTTGAGCAAGAACGGGATGGACATCTCTTCTGCAGAGAAAAAGGAGAAAG CGATATTGGGCAAAAAGATGAAAGTGTGGGAGAGGAGGCTGATGAAGGACTTTAAAGTGGCCCCCGTCACTATGGACGAAAGCGAGGACATTTATACCCCACCCCCTGAGGGAGAGACCTCTCTAGCAAA ATTCAGGAGGATTGCCAGGATGGCAGCTCTAAACTCGAGCTTAAACAAATGGCAGCAAGTGGTGAAAGGTGCCTGTATTGC ATCTCAGATTGGAAAATGCCACAGCAAAGactcgtttaaaaaacaacaaaacctCCAAAGGGCCATGGAGGAAGTGAAACGGTTGGCCACCAGGAGCCCCATGGTGGTTCAATACGAGCCGACCATGGACTTGCCCGACTACACAGGAGAAGAGATAGTTCGATTGGTCAAAGATGTATCTCCTTTGG CCTCATTGAAGGTGAGCCAGGTAAGCATTTCACCCATAGAAGAGCAGAAACAGAAAAGCCCGGCTTTGTCCCCTGTTGTCTCGGTGATTCCACCCCCACCTGCGACTGTGAAAGCGCCCATAGAAGCCGATTTGATTGACTTGAAGAGGCCAATTGAAGATGAGAAAACAG AAGAAGCAAAACCGCCTCTTTATGATGAAGCATCTGCAGATCAAAAACAGTATGCAGGGAAGCAAGTTCCCAGCCCCAAACAGTTTGGCTTTCAATGCATCAACTCTCCCTCTCCAACGAGACATTATGACTCTTCCATAAAATCCAGAGCTGAAGAGAAGAACTCTAAGGAGGGTGACATTGTAGATCAGGGAGCAGCTGCGAGTTCACAGGATTCAGAAAGTAAAGAGAGTTCTGATGAGCTGAAGAAGATCTTCGCCACAGATACTGTTGAGAGTTGCAAGGGTAAGGCATTTTCTTGGAGTAAGTGGAATTCATACAGGCAAACTTATGCAGATGCCATAGAGGACTCGGTGGGAGAGGATAAAGATGAGGTTTTTGAAGAAGCCAAGTCGGATTTTGTGGATGAGGATCCAATGAGACAA GTTGATGAAGTCTCTAGGGCTCCTGTCGCGACCTTGCAGCTCCCTTCACGTCTCAGACCAGTAACGCCCATGAGCCAGAGAAATATCCAAAAAGTTGGGGATGTGGGCAGGACAAAGCAACCCAAATACGGCTGGCTGTGA
- the LOC136347854 gene encoding transient-receptor-potential-like protein isoform X1 — translation MSPQFPLCIAICNISALSFFSNLLLHCLNLRSSPGSSTMEKSDDDVEAKDTKASVPLPNLPKTLNLEEKKYLLAIERGDLPNVRRMLQKSHRNKTQLDINCVDSLGRGALTIGIDQENLEMVELLVVMGVDTRDALLYAINVEFVEAVELLLEHEELIHKEGELYVSFLMFLFLLPNGHFQSWQKVDINTATFTPDITPLILAAHRNNYEILKILLDRGATIPMPHDIKCGCDACISQSEEDSLRYSLSRLNEYRALASPSLIALSSSDPLLTAFQLSWELKNLAFAEPETKSEYMELRKQCQQFAVDLLQQSRSSTELAIILNHDPDSPPYKEGEHMKLARLELAILYKQKKFVAHPNIQQLLAALWYEGVPGFRRKSTGKKLMIIMKVALFFPLYCLLYTIAPETKCAKLMRKPFMKFLIHASSYLFFLLLLILVSLRAEDLFFEYFGSASMKAYVLEKYQKQRGNMPNFLEYVVLIYVVGFIFEETQEIFTEGIKSYLRNLWNFIDFTRNLFYTLTFVLRVAAYIQQTTEIQKDPGTAFLRREQWNAFDPQLIAEGLFAAANIFSALKLVHLFSINPHLGPLQISLGRMVIDIVKFFFIYSLVLFAFACGLNQLLWYFSDLEKQKCYHLPNGEPDFDNAADSCMKWRRFANVFESSQSLFWASFGMIDLDSFELKGIKTYTRFWGLLMFGSYSVINVIVLLNLLIAMMSNSYAMIEEHADTEWKFARTKLWMSYFEESGTLPPPFNIFPRPKNLFKLLGMRKKDKFRRMSTKRRNREERERDYRYTAVMRALVWRYVSAMHRKCDGSSVTEDDINEVKSDISSFRYELIELLSKNGMDISSAEKKEKAILGKKMKVWERRLMKDFKVAPVTMDESEDIYTPPPEGETSLAKFRRIARMAALNSSLNKWQQVVKGACIASQIGKCHSKDSFKKQQNLQRAMEEVKRLATRSPMVVQYEPTMDLPDYTGEEIVRLVKDVSPLASLKVSQVSISPIEEQKQKSPALSPVVSVIPPPPATVKAPIEADLIDLKRPIEDEKTGSLPAYLNRETPALSSKARLEEEAKPPLYDEASADQKQYAGKQVPSPKQFGFQCINSPSPTRHYDSSIKSRAEEKNSKEGDIVDQGAAASSQDSESKESSDELKKIFATDTVESCKGKAFSWSKWNSYRQTYADAIEDSVGEDKDEVFEEAKSDFVDEDPMRQVDEVSRAPVATLQLPSRLRPVTPMSQRNIQKVGDVGRTKQPKYGWL, via the exons ATGTCTCCCCAATTTCCGCTTTGCATTGCAATATGCAACATATCTGCACTTTCTTTTTTCTCGAACTTGCTCCTTCACTGTCTCAATCTCCGTTCCAGTCCTGGATCATCAACTATGGAGAAATCTGAC GACGATGTGGAGGCCAAGGATACCAAGGCTTCAGTGCCTCTCCCCAACCTTCCCAAAACGCTGAACTTAGAAGAAAAGAAGTATCTCTTAGCGATTGAACGAGGCGACTTACCAAACGTCAGAAG AATGCTCCAGAAGTCCCATAGGAACAAGACCCAACTGGACATCAATTGCGTGGACAGTCTGGGAAGAGGGGCCTTGACCATTGGAATCGACCAGGAAAACCTAGAAATGGTGGAGCTATTGGTGGTCATGGGAGTCGACACTCGGGATGCGCTTTTGTATGCCATCAATGTCGAGTTTGTTGAGGCGGTTGAGCTGCTTTTGGAACATGAGGAACTCATCCATAAAGAGGGAGAACTTTACGTAAGCTTCCTTATGTTTTTGTTCCTGCTTCCAAATGGTCATTTCCAGAGCTGGCAAAAAGTGGACATAAATACCGCAACGTTTACCCCGGATATAACTCCTCTAATCTTGGCAGCTCACAGAAACaactacgagattttgaagattctGCTAGACAGAGGAGCGACCATTCCCATGCCTCATGACATCAA GTGTGGGTGTGATGCCTGCATATCCCAATCGGAAGAAGACTCCTTGAGATACTCCTTATCCAGATTAAACGAGTATCGGGCACTGGCAAGCCCCTCTTTGATAGCCTTGTCTTCCAGCGACCCCCTCTTAACAGCCTTCCAGCTCTCCTGGGAATTAAAGAATTTGGCATTTGCAGAGCCA GAAACTAAATCTGAATATATGGAACTACGCAAGCAATGCCAGCAATTCGCAGTGGATTTGTTGCAGCAATCCAGAAGCTCCACTGAGCTGGCCATTATCTTGAACCACGACCCGGACAGCCCCCCTTATAAAGAAGGGGAGCATATGAAGCTCGCCAGGCTGGAGCTGGCCATACTATATAAGCAGAAGAAG TTTGTAGCTCACCCCAATATCCAGCAATTACTCGCAGCCCTCTGGTACGAGGGCGTACCAGGCTTCAGGAGGAAGTCCACAGGGAAAAAACTCATGATTATTATGAAAGTCGCTCTCTTCTTCCCACTTTACTGCCTTCTCTACACCATCGCTCCAGAAACGAAGTGTGCAAAGCTAATGAGGAAGCCGTTCATGAAGTTCTTGATACACGCTTCCTCCTATCTCTTCTTTCTGT TACTCCTCATATTGGTCTCGCTCAGGGCTGAAGATTTGTTCTTCGAGTACTTCGGGTCCGCATCCATGAAAGCTTACGTTCTGGAGAAGTACCAAAAGCAGCGAGGGAACATGCCGAATTTTCTGGAATATGTTGTGTTGATATACGTAGTGG GCTTTATATTTGAAGAAACGCAGGAGATTTTCACTGAAGGTATCAAAAGCTATCTCAGGAACCTATGGAACTTCATAGATTTCACCaggaatttattttacacCTTGACTTTTGTACTGCGGGTTGCCGCATACATACAGCAAACCACCGAAATCCAAAAAGACCCTGGTACTGCCTTCCTGAGAAGAGAGCAATGGAACGCCTTTGACCCTCAGCTGATCGCCGAAGGCCTCTTCGCGGccgcaaatatttttag TGCCTTGAAACTAGTCCACCTCTTCTCAATAAACCCCCATTTGGGCCCACTACAGATTTCCTTGGGCCGAATGGTAATCGACATCGTCAAGTTCTTCTTCATCTACTCCTTGGTTCTCTTCGCTTTCGCTTGCG GGTTAAACCAGCTGCTTTGGTACTTTTCGGATCTGGAAAAGCAGAAGTGCTATCACTTGCCCAATGGAGAGCCAGATTTCGACAATGCTGCGGATTCCTGCATGAAGTGGAGGCGATTTGCGAA TGTGTTTGAGTCCTCTCAATCGCTCTTTTGGGCCTCATTCGGCATGATCGATTTGGACAGCTTTGAGCTCAAGGGAATTAAAACTTACACAAGATTTTGGGGCCTTTTAATGTTCGGATCATACAGCGTGATTAACGTAATCGTCTTGCTGAATCTCCTTATTGCCATGATGTCCAACTCATACGCCATGATCGAG GAGCATGCAGATACTGAGTGGAAATTCGCTAGGACCAAACTCTGGATGAGTTACTTCGAGGAATCTGGAACCCTTCCTCCGCCATTCAACATCTTTCCCAGGCCCAAAAATCTCTTCAAGCTGCTGGGAATGAGGAAGAAGGATAAATTCAGGAGAATGTCCACCAAA AGAAGGAATAGAGAGGAGAGGGAGCGCGATTACAGATACACTGCAGTTATGAGGGCTTTAGTTTGGAGATATGTGTCTGCGATGCACAGGAAGTGTGATGGGAGCTCAGTGACTGAGGACGACATCAATGAAGTAAAGAGCGACATATCCTCTTTCCGATACGAGCTCATTGAGCTCTTGAGCAAGAACGGGATGGACATCTCTTCTGCAGAGAAAAAGGAGAAAG CGATATTGGGCAAAAAGATGAAAGTGTGGGAGAGGAGGCTGATGAAGGACTTTAAAGTGGCCCCCGTCACTATGGACGAAAGCGAGGACATTTATACCCCACCCCCTGAGGGAGAGACCTCTCTAGCAAA ATTCAGGAGGATTGCCAGGATGGCAGCTCTAAACTCGAGCTTAAACAAATGGCAGCAAGTGGTGAAAGGTGCCTGTATTGC ATCTCAGATTGGAAAATGCCACAGCAAAGactcgtttaaaaaacaacaaaacctCCAAAGGGCCATGGAGGAAGTGAAACGGTTGGCCACCAGGAGCCCCATGGTGGTTCAATACGAGCCGACCATGGACTTGCCCGACTACACAGGAGAAGAGATAGTTCGATTGGTCAAAGATGTATCTCCTTTGG CCTCATTGAAGGTGAGCCAGGTAAGCATTTCACCCATAGAAGAGCAGAAACAGAAAAGCCCGGCTTTGTCCCCTGTTGTCTCGGTGATTCCACCCCCACCTGCGACTGTGAAAGCGCCCATAGAAGCCGATTTGATTGACTTGAAGAGGCCAATTGAAGATGAGAAAACAGGTTCGCTTCCAGCATATTTAAATCGAGAAACCCCCGCTCTATCATCTAAAGCTCGTCTTGAAGAAGAAGCAAAACCGCCTCTTTATGATGAAGCATCTGCAGATCAAAAACAGTATGCAGGGAAGCAAGTTCCCAGCCCCAAACAGTTTGGCTTTCAATGCATCAACTCTCCCTCTCCAACGAGACATTATGACTCTTCCATAAAATCCAGAGCTGAAGAGAAGAACTCTAAGGAGGGTGACATTGTAGATCAGGGAGCAGCTGCGAGTTCACAGGATTCAGAAAGTAAAGAGAGTTCTGATGAGCTGAAGAAGATCTTCGCCACAGATACTGTTGAGAGTTGCAAGGGTAAGGCATTTTCTTGGAGTAAGTGGAATTCATACAGGCAAACTTATGCAGATGCCATAGAGGACTCGGTGGGAGAGGATAAAGATGAGGTTTTTGAAGAAGCCAAGTCGGATTTTGTGGATGAGGATCCAATGAGACAA GTTGATGAAGTCTCTAGGGCTCCTGTCGCGACCTTGCAGCTCCCTTCACGTCTCAGACCAGTAACGCCCATGAGCCAGAGAAATATCCAAAAAGTTGGGGATGTGGGCAGGACAAAGCAACCCAAATACGGCTGGCTGTGA